A genomic region of Sciurus carolinensis chromosome 7, mSciCar1.2, whole genome shotgun sequence contains the following coding sequences:
- the Fam50b gene encoding protein FAM50B, translating to MAQYKGTMREAGRAMHLIKKREKQKEQMEVLKQRIAEETIMKSKVDKKFSAHYDAVEAELKSSTVGLVTLNDMKAKQEALLREREMQLAKKEQLEERRLQLELLREKERRLERKRKISNLSFAVDDGDGDDRKEGGRAEASKSKKNLGKNPDVDTSFLPDRDREEEENRLREELRKEWEAKREKVKSEEMEITFSYWDGSGHRRTVRMNKGSTVQQFLKKALQGLRKDFRELRSAGVEQLMYIKEDLILPHYHTFYDFIIAKARGKSGPLFNFDVHDDVRLLSDATMEKDESHAGKVVLRSWYEKNKHIFPASRWEPYDPEKKWDKYTIR from the coding sequence ATGGCGCAGTACAAGGGCACCATGCGGGAGGCCGGCAGGGCCATGCACCTGATCAAGAAGCGCGAGAAGCAGAAGGAGCAGATGGAGGTGCTGAAGCAGCGCATCGCCGAAGAGACCATCATGAAGTCGAAGGTGGACAAAAAGTTCTCGGCTCACTACGACGCTGTGGAGGCCGAGCTCAAGTCCAGCACTGTGGGCCTGGTGACCCTGAACGACATGAAGGCCAAGCAGGAGGCCCTGCTGAGggaacgtgaaatgcagctggcCAAGAAGGAACAGCTGGAAGAGCGCCGGCTGCAACTGGAGCTGCTGCGCGAGAAGGAGCGCAGGCTGGAGCGCAAGCGCAAGATCTCCAACCTGTCCTTCGCGGTCGACGACGGCGACGGCGACGACCGCAAGGAAGGCGGCAGGGCCGAGGCCAGCAAGAGCAAGAAGAACCTGGGCAAGAATCCCGACGTGGACACGAGCTTCCTGCCAGATCGTGACCGCGAGGAGGAGGAGAACCGGCTCCGAGAGGAGCTGCGCAAGGAGTGGGAGGCCAAGCGCGAGAAGGTGAAGAGCGAGGAGATGGAGATCACTTTCAGCTACTGGGACGGCTCGGGGCACCGGCGCACAGTGCGCATGAACAAGGGCAGCACGGTGCAGCAGTTCCTGAAAAAGGCGCTGCAGGGGCTGCGCAAGGACTTCCGCGAGCTGCGCTCGGCCGGCGTGGAGCAGCTCATGTACATCAAGGAGGACCTCATCCTGCCGCATTACCACACCTTCTACGACTTCATCATCGCCAAGGCCCGGGGCAAGAGCGGGCCGCTCTTCAACTTCGACGTGCACGACGACGTGAGGCTGCTCAGCGACGCCACCATGGAGAAGGACGAGTCGCACGCAGGCAAGGTGGTGTTGCGGAGCTGGTACGAGAAGAACAAGCACATCTTCCCGGCCAGCCGCTGGGAGCCCTACGATCCGGAGAAGAAATGGGACAAGTATACCATCCGGTGA